ACATGATGAACATGTATTATGATATTGAAGTTCATCAATAGAACAAACTACACAAGGGTCATTTGATTGAACAACTCTTTTTGCAGAATAGTTATTGTGTCTTGTTGCCCAATAAGATACATTTGAAGCTGAATCAATTGCTAATTTATTTACAATTGGTGTAGTTATATTTTCATTTTTTGCAACACATCTTCTTACTGTAATAAAAATATTATCTGCAAGATTTGTTAGTGTGTCTTGACAATTACTAGTTTTTGCTAGTTTTATTAATTCTAATTCATTTAACCTATTTAAATTACTCATAATATTTGTCCTTCTTTTTGAAATAATTTTGTCAATCTTAACAGAAAAAAATAAGATTACATAATTTATACATATCTAAAAAAATAATTTATAAAGATAGTAAAATAGAAAAGTTTTTGTTTTTTTAGCATTTGGTAATAATAAAAAATAATTTTGTAATAAAATCATATATTTTTTATATTGTTACGAAATAGCACAAAAATAATTGATAAAAAATAAATAAGTTATTAGTTGATTTATATTTTTTCATAAAGCTATTAATATCTTATAAAATATAGATATATTTAAAAAAAAGATAAAATGTTAATACAGCATTAATAATTATAAAATATAATACTTTCTTTTAATCATCGAGGTAATAAATGTTTGAAAGTTTTTTAAGGTTTTTTGTTAATAACTCAAGAATGAATTATACACTTTTTGTTTTAGTTTTTTTAGTTGGAATCTGGTCATATAATAATACAGCAAAAGAGATTTTCCCTAGTTTTGAATTAGAGATGATTTCTGTAAATGGTTCTTATGCAGGAGCTTCTGTTGATATACTTGATAAGATGGCAGTAACAGAGATAGAAGATAACCTTAAAAATCTTGATAGTGTTGATGTTATGACAACAGTTATAAGCCCTAGTAGTTTTACAATTATTGTGGAACTAAAAAAAGGTAAAGACAAATATAATGAAGCAAATAAAATAAAAGATATTATCACTTTAGTAAAAAGTGATTTGCCCTCTGATATGGATGAACCTTCTGTCAATGTCTTAGATAGAACAAGAACTCTATTAGATATTTCACTTACTTCGAAACAACTAACTCTTGACCAACTTAAACCTCTTGCAAGTGATTTAAAAAGTGAACTATTAACAATTACTGGAATTAATGATGTAACAATTTATGGTGATTCAGATGAGTATTATGAGATTTTAATTGATGATAAAAAAGTAGAAGCTTTAGGTATTAATAAAAGTGAACTTTTTAATGCAATCTCTACTATTTCTTATATCTTTCCTGTAGGAAAGATAGAGGATAGTAGAAAACACTATTATATTTCAACTTATAATGGAGAAAAAAGTGCAGAGAAGTTTGCAAAAACTCTTATAAGAGTAGGGGAAACAAATTTATATCTTTCTGATGTTGCCCAAATTGCTAAAAAGTATGAAGATTCATCTACTTTATATTCATTTAATGGGAAAAATGCCTTATCTTTAAAAGTTGAACAAAATAATACAGCAGATGCAATTAGATTAACTGAACAAATAAAATCTATGCTTCCAAAGCTTAATGCAGATAATCCAAAGGTTCAAATAGAAATTGCTGATGATAATAGTGAAAGAATTAGAGATAGACTTAATATTGTAGTATCAAATATTATGTTAGGAATTATCTTAATTACAATCTTAGTAATGCTTTTAATTAACTTTAGAATGTCTTTTATTATTGCAGTTGGTATTCCTACTTCTTTTGTAATTGCTGCTGTTTATATGTATCTATCAGGTTATACAATAAATATGATTTCACTTGTTGGAGTATTAATTGCGATTGGTATTGTAGTTGATGATGCTATTGTTGTAAGTGAAAATATTCAACAACATATTGAAGAGGGCTATCCTCCTAAAGAAGCTGCTGTAATGGGTGCAAAAGAGATGGTAAAACCAGTAACAGTTGCTTCTATTACTACATTATTCTCTTTTTTACCTATTTTAATGATTAGTGGAACTATGGGAGAAGTTATTAAACTTATTCCAATTGCTTTATCTGCTTTAGTTGTAGCTTCATTAATTGAATCATTTATCTTTTTACCTATTCATGCAGCACATGTATTAAAAAATGGTTCAAAGGTAACTTCATGGGAAAAAGCAAACAATATCTATAACTCAATTTTGCACTTTTTTATGGATTGGAAAAAGAGTTTCTTAACTATTTTTATTATCTTAGTTCCTATTCTTACTTTTATGGAGATAAAAAGTTCAAAATTTCAAATCTTTCCAAAATTTGATGCGAGTGATGTAAAAATCACAATAAAAGCAAATGAAAATACAAAATTAGAAGAGGCTTTTGCAATTGTTCAAGCAATTGAAAGTGACTTAATAGCAAAACAAGATAAGTTTTTTATTAGAAGTATAGATTCTGTTGCTGGATTTAGAAGAGATAGTGCAGATAATACAGAGAGATTTCCTTATGTAATGTATATGACTTTAGAGCTACAAAAAAGAAAAGAAGCAAATATTTTAGATAAGTATATAACTCCTTATTTAAGTTTTTATTATGATGATGAGGGAAGAACAAGAACTCAAAGCTCTAAAGAGATAGCTAAAAATTTAAAAAAATATTTAGTTGAAGCTGATTATAAAACTAAATATAACTTAGAAGAGATTGCTGTAGTAGAGAGAAAAGTTGGACCTGTAAAAGCTGATATAAAAATAGGTTTAATCTCAAACGATAATGAAAAAATCATAAGTTCTATTGAAAAACTTGAAAAAGCAATGCTTCAGTTAGATGGAATGAAATCAGTTGCAAACTCTTTAAAATTTGGAATTGATGAAATTAAATTAAAAGTAAATAATTATGGACAACAATTAGGTTTAGATGAGGCATATATTGGTTCATATCTTTCTAATATGTATCTATTAAAGAAAAAAGCAGTAACTTTTGATGCGAACTCTATGCTTGATATAAAAATCCAAAGTGTAAATAAAGATAATTTTGATGAGTTTAGAACAACTCAAATTCCATTAAAAGATGGAACTTTTGTTGCATTAAATGAGGTTGCAGAATTTAGAATTATAAAAGGTTTTGAGCAACTTATTAAAGATAATGCACTTAAAAACTTTTATGTATATGGACAAGTTGATCCTGATATTTTAACAGCAGGGGAAGCAATCGAAAAGATAAAACCTATTTTAGATGAGGTAGAAAAAAGTGGTATAAAACTTGTTTTTAAAGGAGAAGAAGAGAAAAAAAGAGATTTAAAAAATGATATGATTTTAGCTAGTGGTTTAGCAATTATTTTAATCATGTTATCAATGCTTTATCTATTTAACTCTTTTAGAGAAACATTTATTCTTATGTCAGTTATTCCTTTCTCTATTTTAGGAGTATTAATAGGACATAAAGTTATGGGTCTAAATCTCTCTATGCCTTCAGTAATTGGTATGCTTGGGCTTGCTGGAGTTGTTATTAATGATGGTATTATTATGATGACATATTTAAAAAAGGCAAAAACTTTACATGAAGTATTTATTCGTGCAACAAAAAGATTTAGACCAATTATTCTTACTACAATAACAACTTTAATAGGTATGAGTTCATTAATCTTTTTTCCAACAGGACAAGCTGTGATTTTTCAACCTATTGCAATAGGACTTGGCTTTGGTCTTTTATGGGGAACAATTCTAAATCTTATCTATCTTCCTGTAATTTATTCAATCTCTCACAAGCTAAAGAAAGATTGTTAAGAGTTAATTAAGAGAATAAAAATATAATAAAGTAAAATATTTTTAAGCTCTTAAAGGAAAATAAAATGCAACTTTCACCTTCTTATGCAAAACATGTTGAAATAGTAAAAGAACTTAAAATGCATAGTGACTTTACTGCTACAAGAGCAGAATATAAAGATGATTTTGAAAAAATTTATGCAGAAGCTAAAGATAGTAGAGTAAACCTTTCTAGTGCAAAAGAGTTTTTAAACTCTCTTAGTGAAGAGGAGTTATCAACTATTCAATACTATGTAGGCTTAGCAGACCCAATAAAAACCAATAGTTTATCAAATGAAGGTGCTTATAACTTATTAGTACATCATTATGAAAGATTTGATTTTGACCAAAATGGAACAACAGATGTGGGGTTAGCACAAACTGCTAGTATGATTCCTGTAAATATGCCAGATACGGAAAAGAAAGCTTTAGTTGCCTCTTTAAATGAGATGGAAGAAGGGGAAAGATTTAAAGCTATGTTTTTAATAGGTTTACCAGATAGAATAATTATTGATAATAATGGTGAATTTAAACCTGTTTATGATGATACAGTTAAAGATTATAATACTATTTTAAAAATGTTTGATAGGATATTAAATCCTGAGCCAATGTCATATACTTCTCCTGAATTAAAATCAGTTTTCTCAAAATTTAAAGACCTATTTGAAAAGTATTATGAAGAACAAAAAAAGTTAGAAGAGACTTATAAAGCAGAATCAAATCTTAACGCTCAAGCAATAAAAGCAAAACTTTCTTAAAATCTAACACCAATTTATTCAAAAATAGTGCTATAATTTTTCCTTTTAAGGAAATAGCACTATGGAATTTTTAGATAATATAACTACTACATGGATTTTAATTTTTATTTTAACAGGTTTTATAGCTGGATATATTGATGCCATTGCAGGTGGAGGTGGAATGATTCAAGTTCCAGTACTTTTATTTAGTGGTATTCCTCCTGTTTTTGTACTTGCTTGTAATAAAGTAGCTTCTGTTTTAGGTGTATCGATGGCAACAATAAAATATGCAATGAGCAAAAAAATATCTTGGAAAGTTGTTGGTATTGCAATTATTCCTTGTCTTATAGCTTCATATATTGGAAGTTCTTTAGTAATGTATGTACCTGATGTAGTTATTCAATGGGCAATTTTATTAGCAATTCCTGTAGCACTTTTTTTTATGTTAAAAAAGAGTAAAGCAATAAAAGAAGAGAAAACAGAGGTAAATAAAAAGAATATTATTCTTGCAACTGCACCTATAGGTTTTTATGATGGTTTATTAGGTCCTGGAACAGGAACTTATTTAACTATCTCAATGAAAAAGTTTTTACATCTTGATTATTTAGTTTCTACTGCTTCAACAAAACCCTTAAACTTTGCTACAAATGTTGGTTCTGTATTTGCTTTTTTCTTTGCTGGTAAAATAATCTGGTTAGTAGCTCTTCCTATGGGCTTAGCTAATATTGCAGGTTCTTATGTGGGAAGTCATTATGCTATAAAAGGTGGAGAAGAGTTTATTAAAAAGGTACTAATTACAGTACTTATTTTTATGCTTTTAGCAAATGTGATTAAGATAATAGTCTCTTAATCCTTTTGTTTATTGTTTATTTTTGATTGCCTCATATGCAACAAGGATTTTCTTTCTTTCTATTCCCCATCTATATCCTGTCATAGCTCCACTTTTTCCTAATACCCTATGACATGGGATTAAAAACCCAATAGGATTAGACCCAATAGCACTAGCAACAGCTCTTACAGCTTTTGGATTATTTAAGTATTTAGCTACATCAGCATAAGTCGTAATTGAGCCATCAGGAATATTTATAAGTGCTTTCCAAACATTGATTTGGAAGTTTGTACCTTTAACATAAAGATTAAATTTTTTATCTTTTTTTATAAAAATACTATTTAATATCTCATCCGCACTTTTATTATCTTCTTGTAACTTTGCATTTGCCCAAACCTCTTTAAATCTAGTATAAACAGACTCTTTTGTAGCTTCATCATAAAAACCTAAGTA
This sequence is a window from Halarcobacter bivalviorum. Protein-coding genes within it:
- a CDS encoding efflux RND transporter permease subunit, coding for MFESFLRFFVNNSRMNYTLFVLVFLVGIWSYNNTAKEIFPSFELEMISVNGSYAGASVDILDKMAVTEIEDNLKNLDSVDVMTTVISPSSFTIIVELKKGKDKYNEANKIKDIITLVKSDLPSDMDEPSVNVLDRTRTLLDISLTSKQLTLDQLKPLASDLKSELLTITGINDVTIYGDSDEYYEILIDDKKVEALGINKSELFNAISTISYIFPVGKIEDSRKHYYISTYNGEKSAEKFAKTLIRVGETNLYLSDVAQIAKKYEDSSTLYSFNGKNALSLKVEQNNTADAIRLTEQIKSMLPKLNADNPKVQIEIADDNSERIRDRLNIVVSNIMLGIILITILVMLLINFRMSFIIAVGIPTSFVIAAVYMYLSGYTINMISLVGVLIAIGIVVDDAIVVSENIQQHIEEGYPPKEAAVMGAKEMVKPVTVASITTLFSFLPILMISGTMGEVIKLIPIALSALVVASLIESFIFLPIHAAHVLKNGSKVTSWEKANNIYNSILHFFMDWKKSFLTIFIILVPILTFMEIKSSKFQIFPKFDASDVKITIKANENTKLEEAFAIVQAIESDLIAKQDKFFIRSIDSVAGFRRDSADNTERFPYVMYMTLELQKRKEANILDKYITPYLSFYYDDEGRTRTQSSKEIAKNLKKYLVEADYKTKYNLEEIAVVERKVGPVKADIKIGLISNDNEKIISSIEKLEKAMLQLDGMKSVANSLKFGIDEIKLKVNNYGQQLGLDEAYIGSYLSNMYLLKKKAVTFDANSMLDIKIQSVNKDNFDEFRTTQIPLKDGTFVALNEVAEFRIIKGFEQLIKDNALKNFYVYGQVDPDILTAGEAIEKIKPILDEVEKSGIKLVFKGEEEKKRDLKNDMILASGLAIILIMLSMLYLFNSFRETFILMSVIPFSILGVLIGHKVMGLNLSMPSVIGMLGLAGVVINDGIIMMTYLKKAKTLHEVFIRATKRFRPIILTTITTLIGMSSLIFFPTGQAVIFQPIAIGLGFGLLWGTILNLIYLPVIYSISHKLKKDC
- a CDS encoding sulfite exporter TauE/SafE family protein yields the protein MEFLDNITTTWILIFILTGFIAGYIDAIAGGGGMIQVPVLLFSGIPPVFVLACNKVASVLGVSMATIKYAMSKKISWKVVGIAIIPCLIASYIGSSLVMYVPDVVIQWAILLAIPVALFFMLKKSKAIKEEKTEVNKKNIILATAPIGFYDGLLGPGTGTYLTISMKKFLHLDYLVSTASTKPLNFATNVGSVFAFFFAGKIIWLVALPMGLANIAGSYVGSHYAIKGGEEFIKKVLITVLIFMLLANVIKIIVS
- a CDS encoding methylated-DNA--[protein]-cysteine S-methyltransferase — translated: MENKLLEKNENYKRIEKVIKYIDENFKEQPSIDTIAQYIGMSKYHLIRVFKEYVGVTPIQFLQSVTLNYAKEHLKESKSILDSALDIGLSSPSRLHDLFVNIIGVTPKEYKELGQNVQITYGYGNTPFGNAIVATTKRGICYLGFYDEATKESVYTRFKEVWANAKLQEDNKSADEILNSIFIKKDKKFNLYVKGTNFQINVWKALINIPDGSITTYADVAKYLNNPKAVRAVASAIGSNPIGFLIPCHRVLGKSGAMTGYRWGIERKKILVAYEAIKNKQ